A genome region from Methylobacterium sp. FF17 includes the following:
- the oxlT gene encoding oxalate/formate MFS antiporter yields the protein MSRVETASQPVSDGYRWGQLVIGVICMVMIANLQYGWTFFVPDIQKKFGFDRAAIQWAFTLFVLFETWLVPVEGWFVDKYGPRVVVLFGGLLCGIGWVINSYATSLNMFYLGQVVAGIGAGAVYGTCVGSALKWFPDKRGLAAGIIAAGFGAGSALTVAPIQWMIADHGFQAAFFNFGIGQGIVVCALAFFFTSPKKGQVPEVVANANIIQTRRNYTPGEVARQPIFWLMYFMFVIVGAGGLMITANLKPIASDIGVDKVPVTIMGITMVAITFAATIDRVLNGLTRPFFGWVSDKIGRENTMFIAFAMEGFGIYMLYLWGHDPLWFVLLSGFVFFAWGEIYSLFPSTCTDTFGTKFAATNAGLLYTAKGTAALLVPVANYLQQATNSWDGVFLVAAGANVLASLLAIAVLKPWRKRVVAQALAVSDETKPAPRVAVA from the coding sequence ATGTCCAGGGTAGAGACTGCGAGCCAACCCGTCTCCGACGGTTATCGATGGGGACAGCTCGTCATCGGCGTCATCTGCATGGTGATGATCGCCAACCTGCAATACGGCTGGACGTTCTTCGTCCCCGACATCCAGAAGAAGTTCGGCTTCGACCGCGCCGCCATCCAGTGGGCCTTCACCCTGTTCGTGCTGTTCGAGACCTGGCTGGTGCCGGTCGAGGGCTGGTTCGTGGACAAGTACGGCCCGCGCGTCGTGGTGCTGTTCGGCGGCCTGCTCTGCGGCATCGGCTGGGTCATCAACTCCTACGCCACCTCGCTGAACATGTTCTATCTCGGCCAGGTCGTCGCCGGCATCGGCGCGGGCGCGGTCTACGGCACCTGCGTGGGTTCGGCCCTGAAGTGGTTCCCCGACAAGCGGGGTCTGGCCGCCGGCATCATCGCCGCCGGCTTCGGCGCGGGCTCGGCGCTGACCGTCGCCCCGATCCAGTGGATGATCGCCGATCACGGCTTCCAGGCTGCGTTCTTCAACTTCGGCATCGGCCAGGGCATCGTCGTCTGCGCGCTGGCGTTCTTCTTCACCTCGCCGAAGAAGGGCCAGGTTCCGGAAGTCGTGGCGAATGCCAACATCATCCAGACCCGGCGCAACTACACCCCCGGCGAGGTCGCCCGCCAGCCGATCTTCTGGCTGATGTACTTCATGTTCGTCATCGTCGGCGCCGGCGGCCTGATGATCACCGCCAACCTCAAGCCCATCGCCTCCGACATCGGCGTCGACAAGGTCCCGGTCACGATCATGGGCATCACCATGGTGGCGATCACCTTCGCGGCCACCATCGACCGCGTGCTCAACGGCTTGACGCGTCCGTTCTTCGGCTGGGTCTCGGACAAGATCGGCCGCGAGAACACCATGTTCATCGCCTTTGCCATGGAAGGTTTCGGCATCTACATGCTCTACCTCTGGGGTCATGACCCGCTGTGGTTCGTGCTTCTGTCCGGGTTCGTGTTCTTCGCCTGGGGCGAGATCTACTCCCTCTTCCCCTCGACCTGCACGGACACCTTCGGCACCAAGTTCGCCGCCACCAATGCGGGCCTGCTCTACACCGCCAAGGGCACGGCGGCCCTCCTCGTGCCGGTGGCGAACTATCTCCAGCAGGCCACCAACAGCTGGGACGGCGTGTTCCTGGTGGCGGCCGGCGCCAACGTGCTGGCCTCGCTGCTCGCCATCGCGGTGCTGAAGCCCTGGCGCAAGCGGGTCGTCGCCCAGGCGCTCGCCGTCTCCGACGAGACGAAGCCCGCCCCCCGCGTCGCCGTGGCGTGA
- a CDS encoding CBS domain-containing protein, translating to MPEGQQARSDGARVRTIRMHHSVRDAIRILSQPDVDAVIVVDGERDDSGGFIGILTEREIFRAMADQGLDVLDHLVWTLTTGEFASVDIQATPADRLQAFCAHKVNHLAIMDGLCLHAVESIWDCVAQGSGGAMSSGAPVDEAYGRS from the coding sequence ATGCCCGAAGGCCAGCAAGCGCGCAGCGATGGCGCGCGTGTGCGAACGATCCGCATGCATCATTCGGTGCGCGATGCCATTCGGATTCTGTCGCAGCCGGATGTTGATGCCGTGATCGTCGTGGACGGGGAGCGCGACGACAGCGGCGGCTTCATCGGAATCCTGACGGAGCGCGAGATCTTCCGTGCGATGGCCGATCAGGGACTGGATGTCCTCGACCATCTCGTCTGGACGTTGACCACGGGCGAATTCGCCTCCGTGGACATCCAGGCGACGCCCGCCGACCGCCTGCAGGCCTTCTGCGCGCACAAGGTCAACCACCTGGCGATCATGGACGGCCTCTGCCTGCATGCGGTCGAGAGCATCTGGGACTGTGTCGCGCAAGGTTCAGGCGGGGCGATGTCGAGCGGAGCGCCGGTGGACGAAGCTTACGGTCGGTCTTGA
- the frc gene encoding formyl-CoA transferase, producing the protein MKALEGVKILDFTHVQSGPTCTQLLAWFGADVIKVERPGVGDATRQQLQDIPDVDSLYFTMLNHNKRSITLDTKNPKGIEVLWRLIDECDVLVENFAPGALARMGLTWEAIHAANPRMILASVKGFGPGAYENCKVYENVAQCVGGAASTTGFRTDIPMVTGAQIGDSGTGLHLALGIVTALFHRTQTGLGQRVDCAMQDGVLNLCRVKLRDQQRLERGPLPEYSQYGEGIPFGDSVPRAGNDSGGGQPGRILKCKGWETDPNAYIYFITQGAVWPQICDVIGEPAWATHPDYATPKARLPHLNEIFTRIESWTMSKTKFEAMEILNALHVPCGPILSMKEIAEDESLRKSGTVVEVDHPTRGKYLTVGNPIRLSASETEITRSPLLGEHTDEILRSVLGYSDADCLRIAESGAIGGVRKIAAE; encoded by the coding sequence ATGAAAGCCCTCGAAGGCGTCAAGATCCTCGACTTCACCCACGTCCAGTCCGGCCCGACCTGCACCCAGTTGCTGGCCTGGTTCGGCGCCGACGTGATCAAGGTCGAGCGGCCCGGTGTCGGCGATGCCACGCGCCAGCAACTGCAAGACATTCCCGACGTGGACAGCCTCTATTTCACGATGCTGAACCACAACAAGCGCTCGATCACCCTCGACACCAAGAACCCGAAGGGCATCGAGGTGCTCTGGCGGCTGATCGACGAGTGCGACGTACTGGTCGAGAACTTCGCGCCCGGCGCGCTGGCGCGGATGGGCCTGACCTGGGAGGCGATCCACGCCGCCAATCCGCGCATGATCCTGGCCTCCGTGAAGGGCTTCGGCCCCGGCGCCTACGAGAACTGCAAGGTTTACGAGAACGTCGCGCAATGCGTCGGCGGCGCGGCCTCGACGACGGGCTTCCGGACCGACATCCCCATGGTGACGGGCGCCCAGATCGGGGATTCCGGCACCGGCCTCCACTTGGCGCTGGGCATCGTGACCGCCCTCTTCCACCGGACCCAGACGGGCCTCGGTCAGCGCGTGGACTGCGCCATGCAGGACGGGGTGCTCAATCTCTGCCGGGTGAAGCTGCGCGACCAGCAGCGCCTGGAGCGCGGCCCCCTGCCTGAGTACAGCCAGTACGGCGAAGGTATTCCGTTCGGCGATTCCGTGCCGCGCGCCGGAAATGATTCCGGCGGCGGACAGCCCGGCCGCATCCTGAAGTGCAAGGGCTGGGAGACCGATCCCAATGCCTACATCTACTTCATCACGCAGGGCGCGGTCTGGCCGCAGATCTGCGACGTGATCGGCGAGCCGGCCTGGGCGACCCACCCGGACTACGCGACACCGAAAGCCCGTCTTCCCCACCTCAACGAGATCTTCACCCGGATCGAATCCTGGACGATGTCGAAGACCAAGTTCGAGGCAATGGAGATCCTCAACGCCCTGCACGTGCCGTGCGGCCCGATCCTGTCGATGAAGGAGATCGCCGAGGACGAGTCCTTGCGCAAATCCGGCACGGTGGTGGAGGTCGATCACCCAACGCGGGGCAAGTACCTGACCGTCGGCAACCCCATCCGGCTCTCGGCGAGCGAGACCGAGATCACCCGGTCGCCGCTGCTGGGAGAGCACACCGACGAGATCCTGCGGTCCGTCCTCGGCTACTCGGACGCGGACTGCCTCAGGATCGCGGAATCCGGAGCCATTGGGGGCGTCCGGAAGATCGCGGCGGAATAG
- the oxc gene encoding oxalyl-CoA decarboxylase: MDRTAGTDHAHAVHDHASDAQGTEAHEREQTDGFHLVIDALKLNGITNIYGVPGIPITDLGRLAQAAGMRVISFRHEQHAGNAAAIAGFLTKQPGICLTVSAPGFLNGLTALANATTNCFPMILISGSSEREIVDLQQGDYEEMDQLAIAKPLCKAAFRVLHAADIGIAVARAIRAAVSGRPGGVYLDLPAKLFSQVMDAEAGAKSLVKVIDAAPAQLPAPSAIARALDVLKGAKRPLIVLGKGAAYAQADEEIRNLVERSGIPYVPMSMAKGLLPDTHAQSAGAARSLVLKEADVVLLVGARLNWLLSHGKGKTWGAPGSKKFIQIDIEPKEMDSNVEIVAPVVGDIGSCVSALLDGMGQNWQAPPAAWTDAISAKKEENLAKMASKLKKNSTPMDFHGALGALRTIIKERPDAILVNEGANTLDLARGIIDMYQPRKRLDVGTWGIMGIGMGFAVAAAVETGKPVLAVEGDSAFGFSGMEVETICRYDLPVCIVVFNNNGIYRGTDIDPTGRDPGTTVFVKDSRYDKMMEAFGGVGVNVTTPDELSQAVNAAMDSGRPTLINAVIDPAAGTESGNIGSLNPTSTVRKKPA, from the coding sequence ATGGATAGAACCGCTGGCACCGATCACGCGCACGCCGTCCACGACCACGCGTCGGACGCACAGGGCACGGAGGCTCACGAGCGCGAGCAGACCGATGGCTTCCACCTCGTCATCGACGCGCTGAAGCTGAACGGCATCACCAACATCTACGGCGTGCCCGGCATTCCGATCACCGATCTCGGCCGCCTCGCACAGGCCGCCGGCATGCGCGTCATCTCCTTCCGCCACGAGCAGCACGCCGGCAACGCCGCCGCGATCGCGGGCTTCCTGACGAAGCAGCCGGGCATCTGCCTGACCGTGTCCGCGCCCGGCTTCCTCAACGGCCTCACGGCGCTCGCCAACGCCACCACCAACTGCTTCCCGATGATCCTGATCTCGGGCTCCTCCGAGCGCGAGATCGTCGACCTGCAGCAGGGCGACTACGAGGAGATGGACCAGCTCGCCATCGCCAAGCCCCTGTGCAAGGCCGCCTTCCGGGTGCTGCACGCCGCCGATATCGGCATCGCGGTGGCACGCGCCATCCGCGCCGCCGTGTCGGGCCGCCCGGGCGGCGTCTATCTCGACCTCCCCGCCAAGCTATTCAGCCAGGTCATGGACGCCGAGGCCGGTGCGAAGTCCCTGGTCAAGGTGATCGACGCCGCCCCGGCGCAGCTGCCGGCGCCCAGCGCCATCGCCCGCGCCCTCGATGTGCTGAAGGGCGCCAAGCGGCCGCTCATCGTACTCGGCAAGGGCGCGGCCTACGCCCAGGCCGACGAGGAGATCCGGAACCTCGTCGAACGCAGCGGCATCCCGTACGTGCCGATGAGCATGGCCAAGGGCCTCCTGCCCGACACACATGCCCAGTCCGCCGGCGCGGCGCGCTCGCTCGTGCTGAAGGAAGCCGACGTCGTCCTGCTGGTCGGCGCGCGCCTGAACTGGCTGCTTTCGCACGGCAAGGGCAAGACCTGGGGCGCCCCGGGCTCGAAGAAGTTCATCCAGATCGACATCGAGCCGAAGGAGATGGATTCGAACGTCGAGATCGTCGCCCCCGTGGTCGGCGACATCGGCTCCTGCGTCTCCGCCCTCCTCGATGGCATGGGCCAGAACTGGCAGGCACCGCCCGCCGCCTGGACCGACGCGATCAGCGCCAAGAAGGAGGAGAACCTCGCCAAGATGGCGTCGAAGCTCAAGAAGAACTCGACGCCGATGGACTTCCACGGTGCGCTCGGGGCCTTGCGCACCATCATCAAGGAGCGGCCGGACGCGATCCTGGTCAACGAGGGCGCCAACACCCTCGATCTGGCCCGTGGCATCATCGACATGTACCAGCCCCGCAAGCGCCTCGATGTCGGCACCTGGGGCATCATGGGAATCGGCATGGGCTTCGCCGTCGCGGCCGCCGTCGAGACCGGCAAGCCGGTGCTGGCGGTGGAGGGCGACAGCGCCTTCGGCTTCTCCGGCATGGAGGTGGAGACGATCTGCCGGTACGACCTGCCGGTCTGCATCGTGGTCTTCAACAACAACGGCATCTATCGCGGCACCGACATCGACCCGACCGGGCGCGACCCCGGCACCACGGTCTTCGTGAAGGACTCGCGCTACGACAAGATGATGGAGGCCTTCGGCGGCGTCGGCGTCAACGTCACCACGCCGGACGAACTCTCGCAGGCTGTCAACGCGGCGATGGACTCAGGGCGTCCGACCCTGATCAACGCGGTGATCGACCCCGCCGCCGGCACCGAGAGCGGCAATATCGGCAGCCTGAACCCGACCAGCACGGTGCGCAAGAAGCCCGCCTGA
- a CDS encoding GntR family transcriptional regulator: MVESTTFQIKPLAATSSLRALAYDALKEAITNMNIYSQREEVRLDERKLSQDLGVSRTPVREALTVLEQEGFVRFEARRGVFVIKKSKKEIVAMIQAWSALESMAARLACQHATDEQLRCLREHFPEFYEGRPSDHMDEYSDANIRFHQKIIALGGCEVIKDITSNLLMHVRGIRNTALRQGERAANSIKEHVEIIQALEARDAERAERLVREHGLGLARHVEKYGDYLD, encoded by the coding sequence ATGGTTGAGTCCACGACTTTTCAGATCAAGCCGCTCGCCGCGACGTCGAGCTTGCGGGCCTTGGCCTATGATGCGCTGAAAGAAGCCATCACCAACATGAACATCTACAGCCAGCGTGAAGAGGTGCGGCTCGACGAGCGCAAGCTCTCGCAGGATCTCGGGGTCAGCCGCACGCCGGTACGCGAGGCGCTGACCGTCTTGGAACAGGAGGGATTCGTCCGCTTCGAGGCCCGGCGCGGCGTCTTCGTGATCAAGAAATCCAAGAAGGAGATCGTGGCCATGATCCAGGCTTGGTCCGCCCTGGAGAGCATGGCCGCCCGCCTCGCCTGCCAGCACGCGACGGACGAGCAACTACGGTGCCTGCGCGAGCATTTCCCCGAATTCTACGAGGGGCGCCCGTCCGACCACATGGACGAGTACTCGGACGCCAATATCCGCTTTCACCAGAAGATTATCGCCCTCGGGGGCTGCGAGGTGATCAAGGACATCACCAGCAACCTGCTGATGCATGTCCGTGGCATCCGGAACACCGCCCTGCGGCAGGGGGAGCGCGCCGCGAACTCGATCAAGGAGCACGTCGAGATCATTCAGGCGCTGGAAGCGCGGGATGCGGAGCGCGCCGAGCGTCTGGTGCGCGAGCACGGCCTCGGCCTCGCGCGTCACGTCGAGAAGTACGGCGATTACCTCGATTGA
- a CDS encoding sensor histidine kinase, translated as MPQPDPIALILAPGGRDARVAAAILAEVGIAARVKDSLPDLVADLDAAACAVVTEEALLRSDRRALAEWSERQPPWSDFPFILLNHRGASPDERLTGLLGNVTLLERPFHPAVLANAVRSALRARRRQWEVAAHLEERQRTHERQALLIRELHHRVKNTLATVQGLLGATARSTSDVETFYHSFSNRIVSLGKTHTLLTEDYWQTAPLHELLENELNPYNDADGQRIRLDGPQLELAADLAVPTGMAFHELTTNAAKYGALSLPAGRITVAWTVTMEERGRRLTLDWLESGGPSVAPPQRKGFGSTLLQRVLAQQCNATVAIDYAETGLHFRMDAPLPEERLVPSY; from the coding sequence ATGCCGCAGCCTGATCCCATCGCCCTGATCCTTGCGCCGGGCGGCCGGGATGCGCGGGTCGCCGCCGCGATCCTGGCGGAAGTCGGCATCGCTGCCCGCGTCAAGGACAGCCTCCCCGACCTCGTTGCCGATCTCGATGCGGCGGCCTGCGCCGTCGTCACCGAAGAAGCCCTGCTGCGTTCGGATCGCCGGGCGCTCGCCGAATGGTCCGAGCGCCAGCCGCCCTGGTCGGACTTCCCCTTCATCCTCCTGAACCATCGCGGCGCCTCGCCGGATGAACGCCTGACCGGGCTTCTCGGCAACGTCACCCTGTTGGAGCGGCCGTTCCACCCTGCCGTGCTCGCCAATGCCGTACGGTCGGCCCTGCGCGCCCGTCGCCGGCAATGGGAGGTGGCGGCGCACCTGGAGGAACGGCAGAGGACGCACGAACGCCAGGCCCTCCTGATCCGCGAACTGCACCACCGGGTGAAGAACACGCTGGCCACCGTCCAGGGCCTGCTCGGAGCGACCGCCCGCTCCACCAGCGACGTCGAGACGTTCTATCACTCGTTCTCGAACCGCATCGTCTCGCTGGGTAAGACCCATACCCTGCTCACCGAGGATTACTGGCAGACCGCTCCGCTGCACGAACTTCTCGAGAACGAACTCAACCCGTACAACGATGCCGACGGGCAGCGCATCCGCCTCGATGGCCCGCAACTCGAACTCGCCGCCGATCTCGCGGTGCCGACCGGCATGGCCTTTCACGAACTGACCACCAACGCGGCCAAGTACGGCGCCCTGTCGCTGCCCGCCGGGCGGATCACCGTGGCCTGGACCGTTACGATGGAGGAGAGGGGCCGCCGCCTCACCCTCGACTGGTTGGAATCGGGCGGCCCGTCCGTGGCACCACCCCAGCGCAAGGGGTTCGGCTCGACCCTGCTGCAGCGGGTGCTCGCGCAGCAATGCAATGCCACCGTGGCGATCGACTACGCCGAGACGGGCCTGCACTTCCGCATGGATGCGCCGCTGCCGGAGGAGCGACTTGTGCCCAGCTACTGA
- a CDS encoding ATPase domain-containing protein, with amino-acid sequence MSQDFAPPLQDPTAGDAAPVPTGVTGLDEILHGGYAAQRAHLVEGRPGSGKTTLGMQFLIDGASRGARGLYITLSESRRELLSVAERHGWSLDGVEIYELVPPELSLDSEQQQSLIHASDLELGETVRMALAAIERVNPERVVFDSLSEIRLLSQGSLRYRRQVLALKSYFLLNNATVLMLDDLSTEDDDLNLHSISHAVLRLEQVTPSYGAGRRRLHVIKMRGTPYESGYHDFELRRGGLRVFPRLVAADHHTAFTPGTIASGVPELDAVLGGGLDRGTTNLIIGPSGAGKSTLAMGYLAAALDRGEAGLVLSFDETVGILLRRAASVGFHLSPHLESGLLRIEQMDPADISAGAFAGRIRDAVRADKARVVVIDSLTGYMSAMSGQPHLVMQMHEMTTYLNQQGVVTILVLAQHGMVGRMETPVDLTYVSDAVVMLRFFEAGGRVRRALSVLKKRTGAHEDSIREFRIDAHGLRVGNALTQFRGVLTGVPTFEGERVDLLDDRPTSAEPNTNPVSGPDAAA; translated from the coding sequence ATGTCTCAGGACTTCGCCCCGCCCCTGCAGGATCCCACCGCGGGCGACGCCGCGCCGGTCCCGACCGGCGTGACCGGGCTCGACGAGATCCTTCACGGCGGATACGCCGCGCAGCGCGCCCATCTCGTCGAGGGGCGTCCGGGCAGCGGCAAGACCACGCTCGGCATGCAGTTCCTGATCGATGGAGCGAGCCGCGGTGCGCGGGGCCTCTACATCACCCTGTCGGAGAGCCGGCGCGAACTGCTCTCCGTGGCCGAGCGTCACGGCTGGTCCCTCGACGGCGTCGAGATCTACGAACTCGTGCCTCCCGAACTCAGCCTGGATTCCGAGCAGCAGCAGAGCCTGATCCACGCCTCGGATCTCGAACTCGGAGAAACCGTGCGCATGGCGCTCGCGGCGATCGAACGGGTGAACCCGGAACGGGTGGTGTTCGACAGCCTGTCGGAAATCCGGCTGCTGTCCCAGGGCTCGCTGCGCTACCGCCGGCAGGTGCTGGCGCTGAAGAGCTACTTCCTCCTCAACAACGCCACGGTGCTGATGCTCGACGACCTCAGCACCGAGGACGACGACCTCAACCTGCATTCGATCAGCCACGCGGTGCTGCGCCTGGAACAGGTCACGCCGAGCTACGGAGCGGGGCGCCGGCGCCTCCACGTGATCAAGATGCGCGGCACGCCCTACGAGAGCGGGTATCACGACTTCGAGCTCCGGCGTGGCGGGCTTCGCGTCTTCCCTCGCCTCGTGGCGGCGGACCATCACACCGCTTTCACGCCCGGGACCATCGCCTCGGGCGTGCCGGAACTCGACGCCGTCCTCGGCGGAGGCCTCGACCGGGGCACGACGAACCTCATCATCGGGCCCTCCGGAGCCGGCAAGTCCACCCTGGCGATGGGCTATCTTGCGGCCGCCCTGGACCGGGGGGAGGCTGGGCTCGTCCTCAGCTTCGACGAGACCGTCGGAATCCTGTTGCGCCGGGCCGCCAGCGTCGGCTTCCACCTGAGCCCGCACCTGGAATCCGGCCTCCTGCGTATCGAGCAGATGGATCCGGCCGACATCTCGGCGGGCGCGTTCGCCGGGCGCATCCGCGACGCTGTCCGCGCCGATAAGGCCCGTGTCGTCGTGATCGACAGCCTCACCGGGTACATGAGCGCGATGAGCGGTCAGCCGCACCTCGTGATGCAGATGCACGAGATGACCACCTACCTGAACCAGCAGGGGGTGGTGACGATCCTCGTCCTGGCCCAGCACGGCATGGTGGGGCGGATGGAGACGCCGGTCGACCTCACCTACGTCAGCGACGCGGTGGTGATGCTGCGCTTCTTCGAGGCGGGCGGACGCGTGCGCCGAGCGCTCTCAGTGCTCAAGAAGCGCACCGGGGCCCACGAGGACAGCATCCGCGAGTTCCGGATCGACGCCCACGGGCTGCGGGTGGGCAACGCCCTGACGCAGTTCCGCGGTGTGCTCACCGGGGTGCCCACCTTCGAGGGCGAACGCGTGGACCTTCTCGACGACCGCCCCACTTCGGCGGAGCCGAACACCAACCCCGTATCGGGCCCCGATGCCGCAGCCTGA
- a CDS encoding OpgC family protein, whose protein sequence is MREPNAVDFWRGLALITIFVNHIPGNTFERYTYSQYGISDAAELFVFLAGWSIGIATRNRDGSPEPRLRTVLRLLSRTIEVYRAQITTMALALAMIAGTALVLDNPLLLEWHNAGGFFADPIQTMVGFVLLTHQLGFFNILPLYVVLLGIAPVFVLIARESRLTALMLSFGLYAASLVFEWNLPSWPGEGDWFFNPLCWQLLLVLGFTAQDWSRTSPWLKRWAHRLVPAGVVIVLTGIVLSVLELRPDPLLVPDPRLVFTFDKTYLSPARLIHFLGVLLAFQTLYALLAPRLGWVTAFLASLGRNSLAVFSIGSLLSLAAQLVRFWAGGGVVVDIFVVGSGVFALGFTAWFVEWRSRKPRLSSP, encoded by the coding sequence ATGCGCGAACCGAACGCGGTCGATTTTTGGCGGGGGCTCGCCCTCATCACGATCTTCGTGAACCACATCCCCGGCAACACCTTCGAGCGCTACACCTACTCCCAGTACGGCATCTCGGACGCCGCTGAGCTTTTCGTGTTCCTCGCCGGGTGGTCCATCGGTATCGCCACGCGCAACCGCGACGGCAGCCCCGAACCCCGTCTGCGGACCGTCCTGCGGCTGTTGTCGCGCACCATCGAGGTCTATCGGGCGCAGATCACCACCATGGCCCTGGCGCTCGCCATGATCGCCGGGACCGCCCTGGTCCTCGACAACCCGCTGCTGCTCGAATGGCACAATGCCGGTGGGTTCTTCGCCGACCCGATCCAGACCATGGTCGGGTTCGTGCTTCTCACGCACCAACTCGGCTTCTTCAACATTCTGCCCCTCTACGTGGTGCTGCTCGGCATCGCGCCGGTCTTCGTGCTCATCGCGCGGGAGAGCCGGCTGACCGCGCTGATGCTCTCCTTCGGCCTCTATGCGGCGAGCCTGGTCTTCGAGTGGAACCTGCCCTCCTGGCCCGGGGAGGGCGACTGGTTCTTCAATCCCCTGTGCTGGCAGCTGCTCCTCGTCCTCGGTTTCACGGCACAGGATTGGAGCCGGACATCGCCGTGGCTGAAGCGCTGGGCGCACCGCCTCGTGCCGGCGGGCGTCGTGATCGTGCTCACCGGGATCGTCCTGTCGGTCCTGGAGTTGCGGCCCGATCCGCTCCTCGTGCCCGACCCGCGCCTCGTCTTCACATTCGACAAGACCTACCTGTCGCCGGCCCGGCTGATCCACTTCCTCGGCGTGCTCCTGGCCTTTCAGACGCTCTATGCGCTCCTCGCCCCACGTCTGGGCTGGGTCACGGCCTTCCTGGCCAGCCTCGGGCGTAATTCACTGGCGGTCTTCTCGATCGGTTCACTGTTGAGTCTGGCCGCGCAACTTGTGAGGTTCTGGGCTGGCGGCGGTGTCGTTGTTGACATTTTCGTCGTAGGGTCAGGCGTGTTCGCACTGGGTTTTACCGCATGGTTCGTCGAATGGCGCTCCCGCAAGCCACGGCTCTCCTCGCCTTGA
- a CDS encoding SGNH/GDSL hydrolase family protein has protein sequence MGPDAEAVDVALSPECRVPGSKLYTLARLGAVKLALKDKRPVRVLAIGASTMGLGASATYPVKLETALERSLPDVDVVVESRGLQGEIASGAGERLRSMVAELEPDLVIWQVGSHDALARVDLDAFGEALDETVQWIKGHEIDVVLVSPVYTASLAADDYYTALVRKVQAVALREAVPLVQRYEAMRYLAHRNDKGEGHLLGTQFRLNDLGLRCMAEHVTRAITLSLLQPDPAATGSAGRPALTLAPPPAPASP, from the coding sequence ATGGGGCCCGACGCGGAGGCGGTCGACGTCGCGCTGTCACCGGAATGCCGGGTTCCGGGTTCCAAGCTCTATACGCTGGCACGCCTCGGCGCCGTGAAATTGGCCCTGAAGGACAAGCGTCCGGTCCGCGTCCTTGCCATCGGCGCCTCCACGATGGGCCTGGGGGCCTCGGCCACCTATCCGGTCAAGCTTGAAACGGCGCTCGAACGCTCGCTGCCCGATGTCGATGTGGTGGTGGAAAGCCGGGGCCTGCAGGGCGAGATCGCATCCGGCGCCGGCGAGCGCCTGCGCAGCATGGTCGCCGAGTTGGAGCCCGACCTCGTGATCTGGCAGGTCGGCTCTCACGATGCCCTGGCCCGCGTCGATCTGGATGCCTTCGGGGAAGCCCTCGACGAGACCGTGCAGTGGATCAAGGGTCACGAGATCGACGTCGTGCTGGTCAGCCCGGTCTACACGGCAAGCCTGGCGGCCGACGATTACTACACTGCCCTGGTGCGCAAGGTGCAGGCGGTGGCCCTGCGCGAGGCCGTGCCCCTGGTGCAGCGCTACGAGGCCATGCGCTATCTGGCCCATCGGAACGATAAGGGGGAGGGGCACCTGCTCGGCACCCAGTTCCGCCTGAACGACCTTGGCCTGCGCTGCATGGCCGAACATGTCACCCGCGCCATCACCCTCTCTCTGCTGCAGCCCGACCCGGCCGCGACCGGTAGCGCCGGCCGGCCCGCGCTCACCCTCGCGCCACCGCCCGCACCCGCATCGCCCTGA